The Triticum aestivum cultivar Chinese Spring chromosome 7B, IWGSC CS RefSeq v2.1, whole genome shotgun sequence genome window below encodes:
- the LOC123160780 gene encoding formin-like protein 6: MSLYFRRLFNRRPPAGLVEISSNILVFDHCFSTDMLEEDELKPYIGGILKQLLARYSIDSLMVFNFEGGKKNNQTARIFSGYNMSAMGYPRNYEGCPLLTLEMIHHFLRSSESWLSLSQDNYLLIHSEHGGCPVLAFALAALLVYLRRCKDERKALEMIHKYAPPGLVELYSPLDPAPSHLRYLKYVSRRHKSPELWPPADRTLNLNCAIIRTVPNFDGEGGCRPIFRIYGPDPLAPHDSSAKVLFSTPKTDDFVQLYTQEDSEIIKINIRCPVRGDVVMECISLDEDFKHEVMVFRVMFSTAFVQDNLLLLDRDEIDILWDTKHRFPVDFRVEVIFSEIDATTSINTSEPSSESESNHITDAASEQKGLNIRTEMSNGTPEHNIPDSRSVQTSQTEPENIHSSAPEAESVGPTTQDRELSMDAPKSEGDNDAIADTSSSQDAESVGPTSQEDELAENASAGEESEGSTTNSTANSDTQLADPPGSEADAATAERSDTNSESGSPSSRASSSSPKFDEDTEDAGTAGAEAQSSSSPKFDEDTEDAGTAGAEAQSSSSPKFDEDTEDAGTAGAEAESSSSPKFGEDTEDAGTAGAEAQSIELEGS, from the exons ATGTCGCTGTATTTCCGGCGGCTCTTCAACCGGCGGCCGCCGGCCGGGCTCGTCGAGATCTCCAGCAACATTCTGG TATTTGACCACTGCTTCTCCACGGATATGCTTGAAGAAGACGAATTGAAGCCATACATTGGAGGCATCTTAAAACAGCTACTTGCGCGCTACTCCATTGATTCATTAATGGTATTCAACTTTGAGGGAGGAAAGAAGAACAACCAAACTGCCCGCATTTTCTCAGGCTATAATATGAGTGCGATGGGTTATCCACGTAACTATGAGGGGTGTCCTTTGCTCACCTTGGAGATGATTCACCATTTTCTTAGGTCTAGTGAAAGCTGGCTCTCATTAAGCCAGGACAACTACCTGCTTATACATTCAGAACACGGTGGGTGTCCGGTCCTTGCTTTCGCATTGGCAGCCCTACTGGTTTACCTCCGAAGGTGCAAAGATGAGAGGAAGGCGTTGGAGATGATCCACAAATATGCACCACCTGGGCTGGTTGAGCTCTACTCACCACTGGACCCAGCACCTTCTCATTTGAGATACTTGAAGTATGTGTCAAGACGGCACAAATCACCAGAATTGTGGCCTCCTGCTGACAGGACGTTGAACTTGAACTGTGCAATCATCAGGACGGTACCGAATTTTGATGGTGAAGGGGGATGTAGGCCAATATTTCGAATTTATGGCCCAGACCCCCTGGCTCCTCATGACAGCAGTGCCAAAGTTCTCTTTTCAACTCCGAAGACAGATGATTTTGTCCAGCTTTACACGCAG GAAGACAGTGAGATAATCAAGATTAATATCCGATGTCCTGTTCGAGGAGACGTTGTCATGGAGTGCATCAGCCTGGATGAGGACTTTAAACATGAAGTGATGGTATTCAGAGTTATGTTTAGCACGGCTTTTGTTCAAGACAATCTTCTGTTACTTGATAGGGACGAGATTGACATTCTGTGGGACACGAAACACCGGTTTCCCGTAGACTTCAGAGTTGAG GTTATATTTTCGGAGATCGATGCGACCACATCGATTAACACTTCTGAGCCATCAAGCGAAAGTGAAAGCAATCACATCACGGATGCTGCATCagaacagaagggtttgaacaTCAGAACAGAAATGAGCAATGGCACACCTGAACATAACATTCCAGATAGCAGATCTGTCCAGACTTCTCAGACGGAACCAGAAAATATCCATTCTTCTGCACCAGAAGCTGAATCCGTAGGTCCAACCACTCAAGATCGTGAACTCTCCATGGATGCACCAAAGTCTGAGGGTGACAACGATGCTATTGCTGATACATCATCCTCGCAAGACGCTGAATCTGTAGGCCCAACCTCTCAAGAAGATGAACTCGCCGAGAACGCTTCTGCAGGGGAGGAATCAGAAGGGAGTACAACCAATAGCACAGCCAATTCTGATACGCAGTTGGCAGACCCCCCAGGTTCAGAAGCTGACGCAGCCACTGCTGAACGTTCTGACACTAACTCAGAGTCAGGTTCACCTTCAAGCAGAGCTTCGTCTAGCTCGCCAAAGTTTGACGAAGATACCGAGGACGCTGGAACAGCTGGGGCCGAAGCACAGTCGTCTAGCTCGCCAAAGTTTGATGAAGATACCGAGGACGCTGGAACAGCTGGGGCCGAAGCACAGTCGTCTAGCTCGCCAAAGTTTGACGAAGATACCGAGGACGCTGGAACAGCTGGGGCCGAAGCAGAGTCGTCTAGCTCGCCAAAGTTTGGCGAAGATACCGAGGACGCTGGAACAGCTGGGGCCGAAGCACAGTCAATAGAACTGGAAGGATCTTGA
- the LOC123162707 gene encoding uncharacterized protein isoform X1 → MASCVRFVRLFGILLSLSSGVQSWSHRATFSLFVQSKTEDRIDPTEGGDSIVASKDEDRISALPSEILLHILERLDLRTAIRAGTVATRWRHLPHQLSHLLISTSDVCKAGYTTDEIMKAYTDATRRLLSPPTCKCTQTIKTLKLGCYIMDPYLSTIGHTVQDVVKSREPEYLEFAMCPDVASPSDAQLALYGQRFMSFFGAYPGPFKLLTRLILQNLAFQDSDVTNLLNTCSKLKMLSLRSCEMPQESVLELDAPSSELSSLELKCFGCIHVELICLPKLRELVYDVWFCENPPVSFGYVPQLHHVCFACPAQSWQKPFVLSQCLSSDINLSNLLLNFYTQMIWVEPEGPQQLTPIFSKLRDVHLCGIFTECDLDWTMFILEGAPSLENFHLSRHSCEFNKSEDDAEKTNLVRQASNFKHLKLKLFVMKGFEEEYKVMNYIRLVMERAVCLKRIELPAISPCKKCTAISPRFPVDEASKHRIREQLRYGLSSSTDIIIG, encoded by the exons ATGGCCTCCTGTGTTAGATTCGTGAGATTGTTTGGCATCCTTTTGTCTCTCTCATCAGGTGTTCAATCATGGAGTCATCGGGCAACATT TTCACTGTTTGTGCAGAGCAAAACTGAAGATAGAATTGATCCAACTGAAGGAGGAGACTCTATTGTTGCCAGCAAAGATGAAGACAGAATTAGTGCGCTACCCAGTGAAATTCTTCTCCACATCCTAGAACGCCTTGATCTCCGCACGGCGATTCGGGCCGGCACCGTCGCAACACGGTGGAGGCACCTTCCTCATCAACTATCTCATCTGCTCATCAGTACCTCGGACGTCTGTAAGGCCGGTTACACGACAGATGAGATAATGAAGGCATACACGGACGCGACGAGGAGGCTGCTGTCTCCTCCGACTTGCAAGTGCACTCAAACCATCAAAACATTGAAGCTCGGGTGCTACATCATGGACCCTTACTTGTCCACAATTGGCCATACGGTTCAGGATGTCGTGAAGAGCCGCGAACCTGAATACCTCGAGTTCGCAATGTGCCCAGATGTTGCTTCTCCAAGTGATGCCCAATTAGCCTTGTATGGACAGCGGTTTATGTCATTCTTTGGTGCATACCCTGGTCCCTTCAAATTGCTCACTAGACTAATCCTTCAGAACCTTGCGTTTCAAGACTCAGATGTCACCAATCTTCTTAACACTTGCAGTAAACTTAAGATGCTTTCCTTGAGATCCTGTGAAATGCCCCAGGAATCTGTCCTTGAATTAGATGCCCCAAGCTCGGAGCTCAGCTCACTTGAACTTAAATGCTTTGGATGCATACACGTTGAGCTAATCTGTCTTCCTAAACTGAGGGAACTGGTATATGATGTTTGGTTTTGTGAAAACCCCCCAGTGTCTTTTGGCTATGTTCCCCAGCTTCATCATGTCTGCTTTGCTTGTCCTGCCCAGTCTTGGCAGAAGCCATTCGTGCTGAGCCAATGTTTATCTAGTGACATAAACCTGTCAAATCTGCTTTTGAACTTTTACACTCAAATG ATATGGGTTGAACCTGAAGGTCCACAACAGCTCACCCCTATATTCAGCAAACTGAGAGATGTGCACCTTTGCGGTATATTTACTGAATGTGATTTGGATTGGACTATGTTTATACTTGAAGGCGCACCTTCACTGGAGAATTTTCAT TTATCTCGTCATTCATGTGAATTCAATAAGTCCGAGGACGATGCCGAGAAGACCAACTTGGTGCGGCAAGCATCCAATTTCAAGCACTTGAAATTGAAGTTGTTCGTGATGAAAGGGTTCGAGGAGGAATACAAGGTGATGAATTATATACGGCTCGTCATGGAACGAGCCGTGTGCTTAAAGAGAATTGAGCTGCCTGCTATATCCCCATGCAAGAAGTGCACTGCCATATCTCCAAGATTTCCGGTGGATGAAGCTAGCAAGCACCGCATCAGGGAGCAACTCAGATACGGATTATCCTCATCCACAGACATAATAATCGGATGA
- the LOC123162707 gene encoding uncharacterized protein isoform X2 → MESSGNISKTEDRIDPTEGGDSIVASKDEDRISALPSEILLHILERLDLRTAIRAGTVATRWRHLPHQLSHLLISTSDVCKAGYTTDEIMKAYTDATRRLLSPPTCKCTQTIKTLKLGCYIMDPYLSTIGHTVQDVVKSREPEYLEFAMCPDVASPSDAQLALYGQRFMSFFGAYPGPFKLLTRLILQNLAFQDSDVTNLLNTCSKLKMLSLRSCEMPQESVLELDAPSSELSSLELKCFGCIHVELICLPKLRELVYDVWFCENPPVSFGYVPQLHHVCFACPAQSWQKPFVLSQCLSSDINLSNLLLNFYTQMIWVEPEGPQQLTPIFSKLRDVHLCGIFTECDLDWTMFILEGAPSLENFHLSRHSCEFNKSEDDAEKTNLVRQASNFKHLKLKLFVMKGFEEEYKVMNYIRLVMERAVCLKRIELPAISPCKKCTAISPRFPVDEASKHRIREQLRYGLSSSTDIIIG, encoded by the exons ATGGAGTCATCGGGCAACATT AGCAAAACTGAAGATAGAATTGATCCAACTGAAGGAGGAGACTCTATTGTTGCCAGCAAAGATGAAGACAGAATTAGTGCGCTACCCAGTGAAATTCTTCTCCACATCCTAGAACGCCTTGATCTCCGCACGGCGATTCGGGCCGGCACCGTCGCAACACGGTGGAGGCACCTTCCTCATCAACTATCTCATCTGCTCATCAGTACCTCGGACGTCTGTAAGGCCGGTTACACGACAGATGAGATAATGAAGGCATACACGGACGCGACGAGGAGGCTGCTGTCTCCTCCGACTTGCAAGTGCACTCAAACCATCAAAACATTGAAGCTCGGGTGCTACATCATGGACCCTTACTTGTCCACAATTGGCCATACGGTTCAGGATGTCGTGAAGAGCCGCGAACCTGAATACCTCGAGTTCGCAATGTGCCCAGATGTTGCTTCTCCAAGTGATGCCCAATTAGCCTTGTATGGACAGCGGTTTATGTCATTCTTTGGTGCATACCCTGGTCCCTTCAAATTGCTCACTAGACTAATCCTTCAGAACCTTGCGTTTCAAGACTCAGATGTCACCAATCTTCTTAACACTTGCAGTAAACTTAAGATGCTTTCCTTGAGATCCTGTGAAATGCCCCAGGAATCTGTCCTTGAATTAGATGCCCCAAGCTCGGAGCTCAGCTCACTTGAACTTAAATGCTTTGGATGCATACACGTTGAGCTAATCTGTCTTCCTAAACTGAGGGAACTGGTATATGATGTTTGGTTTTGTGAAAACCCCCCAGTGTCTTTTGGCTATGTTCCCCAGCTTCATCATGTCTGCTTTGCTTGTCCTGCCCAGTCTTGGCAGAAGCCATTCGTGCTGAGCCAATGTTTATCTAGTGACATAAACCTGTCAAATCTGCTTTTGAACTTTTACACTCAAATG ATATGGGTTGAACCTGAAGGTCCACAACAGCTCACCCCTATATTCAGCAAACTGAGAGATGTGCACCTTTGCGGTATATTTACTGAATGTGATTTGGATTGGACTATGTTTATACTTGAAGGCGCACCTTCACTGGAGAATTTTCAT TTATCTCGTCATTCATGTGAATTCAATAAGTCCGAGGACGATGCCGAGAAGACCAACTTGGTGCGGCAAGCATCCAATTTCAAGCACTTGAAATTGAAGTTGTTCGTGATGAAAGGGTTCGAGGAGGAATACAAGGTGATGAATTATATACGGCTCGTCATGGAACGAGCCGTGTGCTTAAAGAGAATTGAGCTGCCTGCTATATCCCCATGCAAGAAGTGCACTGCCATATCTCCAAGATTTCCGGTGGATGAAGCTAGCAAGCACCGCATCAGGGAGCAACTCAGATACGGATTATCCTCATCCACAGACATAATAATCGGATGA